The nucleotide sequence TGACAGTGGCCATCTTTGGGGTGCCGCTGCTGGCGTCGTGGCTGAAAAACAAGCGCCGCGCGCCACAGTAGCCCACTGTTTCACAGCAGGAAGCTGTAAGAACGATGTAGAGACGCAATATTTTGCGTCTCGTCGTTGAACGGTCTTGCTTGTGCGGTTCAAACAACATCAGCAACGACGAGACGCAAAATATTGCGTCTCTACATCGTTCACGGCTCATGCAAACGGCCCGGTAGCTACAAACTACCGGGCCGTTTGCATGGGCCACGTTGCCGCTACCGGCGGCTGTTGGGCACGCGGAACTGCACGCCCACGCTGGGCACGAATGTGAAGCCGCTGAGCTTGCCAGTGGCGTTGTTGAGCAACCGGTAGGTGCCGTAGTTCTGGTAGTACACGCCCACCGACGGCAAAAAGTACACGTAGCGGTATCCCACTTTGGCGCTGGCAAAGGCCCCGAACGAATTGTAGCTCACGCGCTGCTCGGGCAGGCTGGGTACCTTGCCGCCCGGCGTATACACTTTCTGGTTTTCGAACCCGTAGCGCAGAAAGGAGCGCGAGTACACCAGCCCGTAGGAAAACGCCCCGATTTCCTCTTCCGGCCCGAAGGAATGGCTGACGACCAGCGGCACAATCAGGTCTTTGCGCGAGGCGCTGAAGCCCAGGGCGTCGGAGATGGTACTCAGGTAGGGGATGCTTGGGAGCTTGGCGCGCTGGGTGGCAAACTGCAGTCCGATGCTGCCGTAGGTGGCACCGGCCGCGCCCTGGGGCCGCTCGGGCGTGCCGGTGGGGCCCATAAACTGGTACATGGCGTCGAAGACGTGTGAGCCGAACGCGTACTTGTAGCCCACGTCGAACCGGTCGTAGATGCCATAGCGCAGGTAGAGGTCGGGGGAGGCGCGCAGCGGGTCGAGGGTGTAGGCCAGGGCCGCCAGCTGCAGGTTGTCGATGGTGCGGGAGTAGCCGACGGTGTCTTTGTTGCCAACGGCTTCGGCGGCCGATTTCAGTGTGGCGCCGGTCTGGCTGATGGTTTCGGAGGCAATGTTGAACGACACGTTGCCGCCGCCCCGGAACTCGCCGCGCGGCGTCACCTTGCCGGTGCTGACGATGTTGCGCGGGGCCGAGCAGGCGCCGGCCAGCAGCGACGTGGCGGCCGCCAGGGCCAGGGCAGGACGGGAAAAGACGGAGCGGTTCATACGCGGGCGGAGAGAGGCAAAGAGCAGAAAGGGAGAGAAGCGGCGGCGCAACGGCCAAAACCGGGCCGAAAGTTAGGAACATGCGGGGTGCTCTGCCTGCCTTCCGCCAAAATAAGCCGGGCGCCGCCCGCCCGCAGCCGGAACGAAAACGCGCAGCCCGTGGTATCTTCCCTGACGAAAGCACTGCCGGTTAAACCCATTGGCAGGTTGAGCCTCAGTTAATTTGATGCCGCCTTTCGGCCTGCCGCCTATGCCCCGACTCCTACTCATCCTTCTGCTGCTGTTGCTGCCACCGGTGCTGCGGGCCGGCGGGTCGCCTTCGCCGGTGGCCACGGTCTACGTGTTTCTGGCCGACACCTGCCCCATCAGCCAGAACGCTACACCCACGCTGCGGGCTCTGCACACAACCTATGCGCCGCGCGGCGTGCGGTTTGTGGGCGTGTTTCCGGCCCCGCAGATGCGCCCGGCCGATGTATTGCTGTTCCAGAAGCAGTACCCGCTGCCGTTTCCGCTGCGCCTCGATGCCGGCCAGCAGTTCACGCGCCGCCTGGGCGCCCGTATCACGCCCGAAGTGGTGGTGCTGGCCCCCGACGACGCCACCGTGCTCTACCAGGGCCGTATTGATGATGCCTACGCCAGTCTGGGCCAGCGCCGCACCGTGGTGCAGCACCACGAGCTGCGCGACGCGCTGGCCGCCATTGTAGCCCGCCAGCCGGTGCCGGTACCGCGCACCGAGGCCGTGGGCTGCTTTGTGGCTACGGCCTTGGGCAGCCGCTGAACCTGATTTTGAAACTTGTGCCTATCTGAAATCCTACCCGTCCCGATGAAACACCTTGTACGCCTTGCGCTGCTGCTGCTCGCCGGCCCGGCGCTGGCCCAGCAGCCTCAGCTCACGTTCAGCGAGCATATTGCGCCCATCATCTACCAGCACTGCACGTCCTGCCACCGCACCGGCGAGGTGGCGCCGTTTCCGCTGGCCAGCTACCAGGACGTGGTCAGCCACGCGCCTACCATCAAGTTCGTGACCGGCATCCGGTACATGCCGCCCTGGAAAGCAGACCCCAACTACTCGCACTTCCTCGACGAAAACACGCTCACCGACTCGGAAATCCAGAAAATCCGGGAGTGGGTGGATGGCGGCATGGCCCGCGGCAACCCGGCCCTGGAGCCGGCGCTGCCCACGTTCCCGGCCGGCTCACAGCTGGGTACGCCCGACCTGGTGGTGCCGATGGCCCAGAAGTTCACCCACCAAGGCAACCTGCAGGATTTGTACCGGGTGTTTGTGCTGCCCACCCGCCTGCCCGCCGGCCGCGACGTGGCGGCTGTGGAGTTCCGGGCCGGCAACAAGCGCATCACCCACCACGCCATCATCGGGATGGACACCACGCAGCGGGCCCAGGCCCTGGATGCGCAGGACCCCGGCTACGGCTACACGCGCTTCGGGGGCTTCGGCTTTTCGGCTACTGAGGAGAACTGGGCCGGCTGGGTGCCGGGCGCCACGGCCCGCTATTTCCCCAACGGGCTGGGCAAAAAGCTGCCCCGCAACGCCAGCATCCTGGTGCAGGTGCACTACGGCCCCACGGCCCTCACTCAAACCGACTCGTCGGTGGTGAACGTGTTTTTCAGCCGCCAGCCGGTGCAGCGCTACGTCCAGACGTTTCCGTTGTCGCCGCTTAACCTCACCAACGGGCCATTCGTCATCCCGGCCGGGCAGGTGAAAACTTTCCACGCCGAGCTGCAGGTGCCCGTGGATGTGAGCCTGGTGAGCGTGCTGCCCCACGCGCATTTGCTAGGCAAGAAGTGGCGCATTTGGGCCGTGAAGCCTTCCGGCGACACCATCCGCATCATCAAGATCAACGACTGGGACTTCAACTGGCAGGGCGCCTACCGCTTCCCGCGCCTGCTGAAAATCCCGGCCGGCTCGCGCCTCATGGCCGACGCCACCTACGACAACACCGCCAACAACCCCCGCAACCCGTTCTCGCCG is from Hymenobacter yonginensis and encodes:
- a CDS encoding T9SS type A sorting domain-containing protein gives rise to the protein MKHLVRLALLLLAGPALAQQPQLTFSEHIAPIIYQHCTSCHRTGEVAPFPLASYQDVVSHAPTIKFVTGIRYMPPWKADPNYSHFLDENTLTDSEIQKIREWVDGGMARGNPALEPALPTFPAGSQLGTPDLVVPMAQKFTHQGNLQDLYRVFVLPTRLPAGRDVAAVEFRAGNKRITHHAIIGMDTTQRAQALDAQDPGYGYTRFGGFGFSATEENWAGWVPGATARYFPNGLGKKLPRNASILVQVHYGPTALTQTDSSVVNVFFSRQPVQRYVQTFPLSPLNLTNGPFVIPAGQVKTFHAELQVPVDVSLVSVLPHAHLLGKKWRIWAVKPSGDTIRIIKINDWDFNWQGAYRFPRLLKIPAGSRLMADATYDNTANNPRNPFSPPQTVQWGEQTTAEMLLAYLDVVPYRPGDENIVLSNQSAQELLRRPEARLYPVYPNPAAAVAVTIGFSLPEATAVTVLLTDAQGRVVRQPAQGQRYAGGTHTLELPTTGLAAGLYLVKLQTPDFTQTQKLVLLK
- a CDS encoding redoxin domain-containing protein, which translates into the protein MPRLLLILLLLLLPPVLRAGGSPSPVATVYVFLADTCPISQNATPTLRALHTTYAPRGVRFVGVFPAPQMRPADVLLFQKQYPLPFPLRLDAGQQFTRRLGARITPEVVVLAPDDATVLYQGRIDDAYASLGQRRTVVQHHELRDALAAIVARQPVPVPRTEAVGCFVATALGSR